The following coding sequences lie in one Mycobacterium sp. Z3061 genomic window:
- a CDS encoding PE domain-containing protein, whose product MSYVTAAPELITAAATDLAAIESTLTAANTAVTAQTTAVLAAGADEVSAAVAALFSNHGRQYQALSAQATRFHDQFVRILATGATSYASAEAAAARPLQSLLDLVNAPFVTLTGRPLIASGADVTARPGPAASVQELLANLGLGNKGTANVGNGNTGNGNFGSGNTGDSNFGGGNAGNANIGSGNTGSRNFGSGNIGDGNFGFGNVGTNLYGPGANNVGLGNTGNDNIGLGNSGNGNRGGGNTGNFNSGAGNTGNNNTGFGNTGNNNIGIGLTGNNQVGINLAGLLNSGSGNIGFGNSGTNNIGLFNSGSGNIGLFNAGTNLGQLPGIHNNIGIGNSGAGGFGLGNTGALNTGIGNAGVVNTGFGNSGNYNTGIGNAGTVNSGFWNAGDYNTGNGNPGDTNTGLGNSGNANTGIGSTFDTGLSSSGFNNTGTNVSGFNNTGSQMSGLLNTAKGGGIVNHGISGISNLATGGSDINGRMSGFFNTAVTAAIGGQPIGKVSGYDSGLFNFGTGIAGLFSLGRL is encoded by the coding sequence ATGTCGTACGTGACGGCAGCACCGGAGCTGATAACCGCGGCCGCAACGGATTTGGCCGCTATCGAGTCGACGCTCACCGCGGCCAACACAGCCGTGACGGCCCAGACTACGGCCGTCCTCGCCGCGGGAGCCGATGAGGTGTCGGCAGCCGTCGCCGCCTTGTTCTCCAACCACGGCCGGCAGTACCAGGCGCTGAGCGCCCAGGCGACGCGGTTCCACGATCAGTTCGTGCGCATCCTGGCAACCGGCGCCACCTCGTACGCCAGCGCGGAGGCCGCCGCCGCCCGGCCCCTGCAGAGCCTGCTCGACCTCGTCAACGCGCCTTTCGTGACCCTGACCGGGCGTCCGCTGATCGCTAGCGGCGCCGACGTCACCGCGCGGCCCGGACCCGCTGCAAGTGTGCAGGAGCTGCTGGCCAACCTGGGCCTGGGCAACAAGGGGACCGCCAACGTCGGCAACGGCAACACTGGCAACGGCAACTTCGGCAGCGGCAACACCGGTGATTCGAACTTCGGCGGCGGCAACGCCGGCAACGCCAACATCGGCAGCGGCAACACCGGCAGCCGAAACTTCGGCTCCGGAAACATCGGAGACGGCAACTTCGGCTTCGGGAACGTCGGCACCAACCTTTACGGCCCGGGCGCTAATAACGTGGGGCTGGGCAATACCGGTAACGACAACATCGGCCTGGGAAACAGCGGCAACGGAAACCGGGGCGGCGGAAACACCGGCAATTTCAACAGCGGTGCCGGCAACACCGGCAACAACAACACCGGATTCGGCAATACCGGAAACAACAACATCGGGATCGGCCTCACCGGCAATAATCAGGTGGGCATCAACCTGGCGGGACTGCTGAACTCAGGCAGCGGCAACATCGGATTCGGAAACTCCGGTACCAATAACATCGGGCTCTTCAACTCCGGCAGCGGCAACATCGGGCTTTTCAACGCGGGCACTAACCTCGGACAACTGCCGGGCATCCACAACAACATCGGCATCGGAAATTCAGGCGCCGGCGGTTTCGGCCTCGGCAACACCGGGGCCCTGAACACCGGTATCGGGAACGCCGGCGTCGTCAACACCGGCTTCGGGAACTCCGGCAACTACAACACCGGTATCGGAAACGCCGGCACCGTCAACAGCGGCTTCTGGAACGCCGGTGACTACAACACGGGTAACGGGAATCCGGGCGACACGAACACCGGTCTGGGGAATTCGGGTAACGCCAACACTGGCATCGGATCCACCTTCGACACCGGTCTTTCCAGCTCGGGCTTCAACAACACGGGAACCAATGTGTCGGGCTTCAACAACACCGGCTCACAGATGTCGGGCCTGCTCAATACCGCCAAAGGCGGCGGCATCGTGAATCACGGAATTTCGGGCATCTCGAATTTGGCCACCGGCGGGTCAGACATCAACGGCCGGATGTCGGGCTTCTTCAACACCGCCGTCACCGCGGCGATCGGGGGCCAACCGATCGGCAAGGTGAGCGGCTACGACTCGGGCTTATTCAACTTCGGCACGGGCATCGCGGGCTTGTTCAGCCTCGGTCGCCTGTGA
- a CDS encoding PE domain-containing protein, whose translation MSFFIATPELIATAATDLAAIESALSAANAAAAAHTTAVLAAGADQVSSVVAAFFSTHGEQYRTLSAQTEQFHNHFARLLAASAGTYASAETATAAGLGQAAAPTAATQPGPAASLQETLANLGLGNKGAANVGSGNTGSSNLGNGNFGNQNIGSGNAGNTNVGIGNTGNGNVGAGNRGDGNVGFGNGNSIAGNPGKNNVGMGNGGSDNIGFGNSGDGNRGAGNTGNHNTGAGNNGNFNIGFGNTGNNNFGIGLTGNQQFGINLAGLLNSGSGNIGFGNSGTNNIGFFNSGDHNVGIFNSGTNVVIPGAPNNFGIGNSGVGNFGLGNTGALNTGIGNAGGVETGFGNSGVFDTGIGNAGMTNTGFCNSGVGNTGSGNSGKSNTGFGNAGNLNTGLGFATDSGLPNSGFNNTGIRVSGFGNTGNYSSGFFNTVVGNSQGNSGFSNFAADASGISGSMSGFLNTGVPTAFPFLGQPPGFYSGYTSGLFNTGAAIAGLFNLARR comes from the coding sequence ATGTCATTCTTCATTGCGACACCCGAGTTGATAGCCACGGCGGCAACGGATTTGGCCGCCATCGAATCGGCGCTCAGTGCAGCCAACGCCGCCGCGGCCGCGCACACCACGGCCGTGCTGGCCGCTGGCGCCGATCAGGTGTCGTCAGTCGTCGCCGCTTTCTTCTCGACCCATGGCGAGCAATATCGAACGCTCAGCGCCCAGACAGAGCAATTCCACAACCACTTCGCACGACTTCTGGCCGCTAGCGCCGGCACGTACGCCAGCGCCGAGACCGCCACTGCCGCCGGACTCGGCCAGGCCGCGGCACCGACCGCAGCCACCCAACCCGGGCCTGCGGCAAGCCTTCAGGAAACGCTGGCAAACCTGGGCCTGGGCAACAAGGGCGCGGCCAACGTCGGCAGCGGAAACACCGGCAGCAGCAACCTCGGCAACGGGAATTTCGGCAACCAGAACATCGGGAGCGGCAACGCCGGTAACACCAACGTGGGCATTGGGAACACTGGCAATGGAAATGTCGGCGCCGGGAACCGAGGTGACGGCAACGTCGGCTTCGGCAACGGCAACTCGATCGCGGGTAACCCCGGCAAGAACAACGTCGGGATGGGTAACGGCGGCAGCGACAATATCGGCTTCGGCAACAGCGGCGACGGGAACCGCGGCGCAGGAAACACCGGAAATCACAATACCGGCGCCGGAAACAACGGTAATTTCAACATCGGCTTCGGCAATACCGGCAACAACAACTTTGGAATTGGACTCACCGGCAACCAACAGTTTGGCATCAACCTGGCCGGTTTGCTGAATTCGGGCAGCGGCAACATCGGATTTGGCAACTCAGGCACCAACAACATCGGCTTTTTCAACTCCGGCGACCACAACGTCGGAATCTTCAACTCGGGCACCAACGTCGTAATCCCGGGCGCCCCGAATAACTTCGGAATCGGTAATTCCGGCGTCGGTAACTTCGGACTAGGCAACACCGGCGCCCTCAACACCGGTATCGGAAATGCGGGCGGCGTCGAGACCGGCTTCGGCAACTCAGGCGTGTTCGACACCGGGATCGGGAACGCCGGGATGACCAACACGGGATTCTGCAACTCGGGCGTCGGCAACACTGGATCCGGAAATTCCGGCAAATCGAACACGGGCTTCGGAAATGCGGGCAACCTGAACACCGGCCTCGGGTTCGCCACTGACAGTGGACTGCCGAATTCGGGCTTCAATAACACCGGGATCCGCGTCTCGGGCTTCGGAAATACGGGCAACTACAGCTCGGGTTTTTTCAACACAGTTGTAGGGAATTCACAGGGGAACTCGGGTTTCTCGAATTTTGCGGCAGACGCTTCGGGTATCAGCGGCAGCATGTCGGGGTTCCTCAACACCGGCGTGCCAACCGCCTTCCCCTTCTTGGGCCAACCCCCGGGCTTCTACAGCGGGTACACCTCCGGGTTGTTCAACACGGGCGCCGCCATCGCCGGGTTATTCAACCTTGCCCGGCGGTAA
- a CDS encoding LuxR C-terminal-related transcriptional regulator: protein MRLSWPLVGRLEQLRIIKAALAASDTPGVVVCGPAGVGKSRIAREALSAAVSRGCEGRWAVGTSAARAIPLGAFTEWAQPGVNDVVQLPRAVMEALTAAPPGVPVVLAVDDVQLLDELSIFVLHQVVQRGAAKVLLTVRGGDPIPAAVQEIWGIGQFERIDLQPLSLEETGSLLSATLSGPVDPIATQRLWRLTRGNLLYLRNIVEQEVADRRIVRRDGYWRWLGDPVMPPGLVELIEARIGALPAPVSDVVDVVAVGEPVELSHLRRIADPVAIEEADTRALITLESSDGGVQVRLAHPLYGEVRRRRAPSTRLRRLRGLVAAELAACDGSDDIQVVVRRATLSLESDLTPDPELLVSAAHGAVWLADLPLADRLGDAAVRAGAGAEASFVRAHALSWLGRGADADAVLAGIDVSLLTDVERARLAFLRASNVLWALGDPAHAKAIIDDAARTAASQVRSYIDAFLTVYWFATDEPDGALRASKSLVLTELPAVVGAEIAWVLATISADAGRAGEASALAEAGYASAARSFDAPQMAFNIADSHVSALLLAGRISEALEVAEWVSRRAADMPGAAQLLGAAIRGRAALGAGNMQSAGPLLESAVVGLTATHALGWGYRYDICRVTALAVSGSVEQATAELAALDKQHRPFRSLDYERGLARAWVAAVQGAVSEAISIALATAQKASAKGQFGAEVLCLQTAAQFGDRSGAARLNELEAVVEGPRVGIAARFSAALNSGDAGGLAAASDEFEQVGDHIAAIDAAAHAAVAYRNQGLRGSALGCAARADALAEQCGGVSTPARRQACEPLPFTDREREIVMLIGAGLSNRAVADRLTLSVRTVESHIYRAMSKTGTTTREELAALVSHRRFE, encoded by the coding sequence GTGCGCTTGTCGTGGCCGCTGGTGGGCCGCTTGGAGCAGCTGCGGATCATCAAAGCTGCCCTTGCGGCCTCGGACACCCCCGGCGTCGTCGTCTGCGGTCCAGCGGGGGTCGGTAAGAGTCGGATCGCTCGTGAAGCGCTGTCTGCAGCCGTTTCCAGGGGTTGCGAGGGCCGATGGGCCGTCGGCACCTCGGCGGCCCGGGCGATTCCGCTGGGCGCCTTTACCGAGTGGGCGCAGCCGGGAGTCAACGACGTCGTGCAGTTACCCCGCGCCGTGATGGAAGCCCTGACGGCCGCGCCGCCTGGTGTTCCCGTGGTACTGGCCGTCGACGACGTCCAATTGCTGGACGAGCTCTCGATTTTCGTGCTTCACCAGGTTGTGCAGCGGGGAGCCGCGAAGGTGTTGCTCACCGTTCGCGGAGGTGACCCCATTCCAGCTGCGGTGCAGGAGATCTGGGGGATCGGCCAATTCGAACGAATCGACCTGCAGCCGTTGTCGCTCGAGGAAACCGGTTCGCTGCTCTCAGCCACTCTGAGCGGGCCCGTGGATCCGATTGCCACTCAGCGACTTTGGCGGCTCACCCGCGGCAACCTGTTGTATCTGCGCAATATCGTCGAGCAGGAGGTCGCAGATCGGCGAATCGTCCGCCGGGACGGCTACTGGCGCTGGCTGGGCGATCCCGTCATGCCGCCCGGACTGGTCGAGTTGATCGAAGCCCGTATCGGGGCCCTGCCGGCGCCGGTCAGCGACGTGGTTGACGTGGTCGCTGTCGGGGAGCCAGTCGAGCTGTCGCACCTGAGGCGCATCGCTGACCCGGTGGCGATAGAGGAGGCCGACACGCGTGCCCTTATCACTCTCGAGTCGTCCGACGGCGGTGTGCAGGTGCGCTTGGCGCACCCGCTTTACGGTGAGGTGCGCCGACGGCGCGCGCCGTCGACCCGGCTGAGGCGATTGCGCGGACTCGTAGCCGCTGAACTCGCCGCGTGCGACGGCAGCGACGACATCCAGGTCGTGGTGCGCCGCGCCACCCTGAGTCTGGAGTCCGATCTCACACCCGACCCGGAACTCCTCGTCAGCGCGGCGCACGGCGCCGTCTGGTTGGCGGATTTGCCGCTGGCGGATCGACTTGGTGACGCCGCGGTCCGTGCCGGTGCGGGTGCCGAAGCGAGTTTTGTTCGCGCGCATGCACTTTCCTGGTTGGGCCGGGGCGCCGACGCCGACGCGGTGCTGGCCGGTATCGACGTCAGCTTGTTAACCGACGTAGAGCGCGCCCGACTTGCATTCCTGCGGGCCAGCAACGTGCTGTGGGCGCTGGGTGACCCGGCGCACGCGAAAGCGATCATCGACGATGCGGCGCGGACCGCAGCATCACAGGTGCGTAGCTATATCGATGCCTTCCTCACGGTCTACTGGTTCGCGACCGACGAACCGGATGGTGCGCTGCGCGCCTCGAAGAGTCTGGTACTGACCGAGCTACCCGCGGTCGTCGGCGCCGAGATCGCCTGGGTCCTGGCCACGATAAGCGCGGACGCCGGACGAGCCGGGGAAGCATCGGCTCTCGCGGAGGCCGGATATGCCAGTGCGGCTCGCTCTTTCGACGCACCGCAGATGGCGTTCAACATCGCGGATTCGCACGTGAGCGCGCTGCTGTTGGCGGGCCGAATTTCGGAGGCACTTGAGGTGGCCGAGTGGGTGAGCCGCCGGGCGGCCGACATGCCCGGGGCTGCTCAATTGCTGGGTGCCGCGATCAGGGGTAGGGCCGCACTCGGAGCGGGAAATATGCAATCCGCTGGTCCGTTGCTGGAAAGTGCAGTGGTAGGACTGACCGCCACGCACGCGCTGGGCTGGGGATACCGCTACGACATCTGCCGGGTCACTGCCCTGGCTGTCAGCGGATCCGTCGAGCAGGCGACTGCCGAGCTCGCCGCGTTGGACAAACAGCATCGCCCTTTCCGGTCGCTGGACTACGAGCGCGGTTTGGCGCGGGCGTGGGTGGCTGCGGTCCAGGGCGCCGTCTCCGAGGCGATCTCGATCGCGTTGGCTACGGCCCAAAAGGCCTCGGCGAAAGGGCAATTCGGGGCGGAAGTGCTGTGTCTGCAGACCGCCGCCCAGTTTGGCGACCGCTCGGGCGCAGCCAGGTTGAATGAGCTCGAAGCGGTCGTCGAGGGACCGCGGGTCGGCATCGCGGCGCGCTTCTCGGCCGCTCTCAATTCGGGCGACGCGGGTGGGCTCGCCGCGGCCTCAGACGAGTTCGAACAGGTCGGTGACCACATTGCCGCGATCGACGCGGCCGCCCATGCCGCCGTCGCGTACCGCAACCAGGGGTTACGGGGCTCGGCCCTGGGCTGTGCGGCCAGGGCGGATGCCTTGGCAGAGCAGTGCGGCGGGGTGTCGACTCCAGCGCGTCGCCAGGCATGCGAACCGCTGCCGTTCACCGATCGGGAGCGGGAGATCGTCATGCTCATCGGTGCGGGTTTGTCCAACCGGGCGGTCGCTGACCGGCTGACACTTTCGGTACGCACCGTGGAAAGCCACATCTACCGGGCGATGTCGAAAACCGGCACCACCACCCGCGAGGAACTCGCCGCGCTGGTGTCGCATCGCCGATTTGAGTAG
- a CDS encoding acyltransferase domain-containing protein, translating to MTRRPSPVIAASFAARRGVRAEDLVAKAIATGGTVFVFPGQSSCLTGGALAAVECAHAFRAQLRLCEDAFAEFVDWSLLGTVQRGAGCPRPDRPDVAPSLLFAITVSLAAQWRAMGIHPDAVIGLALGEVAAAYVAGALSLRDAARVVTLCGNAIGAVPDTHGAEVDTLRQRLRISLGGMRSRCADVPFISSVTGAGLDTSILDADYWFANLQQAGLFDEAVRWSCERGYRTFIECSPCPVLIPGIQKFLGEIASST from the coding sequence GTGACCCGTCGGCCGAGTCCTGTGATCGCTGCGAGCTTCGCCGCCCGTAGGGGCGTTCGTGCCGAAGATCTTGTCGCGAAGGCCATCGCGACCGGTGGGACGGTGTTCGTGTTCCCCGGACAGAGCTCATGCCTGACTGGCGGTGCGCTCGCGGCCGTCGAATGCGCGCATGCGTTCCGGGCGCAGTTGCGGCTCTGCGAAGACGCTTTCGCCGAGTTCGTCGATTGGTCGCTGCTCGGAACGGTGCAGCGCGGCGCCGGATGTCCCAGGCCGGATCGCCCCGACGTCGCGCCATCGTTGCTGTTTGCTATCACGGTGTCGCTTGCTGCGCAGTGGCGTGCGATGGGAATCCATCCGGATGCGGTGATAGGCCTGGCCCTGGGTGAAGTCGCGGCGGCATACGTCGCCGGTGCCTTGTCGCTGCGAGACGCCGCGCGAGTGGTGACGCTGTGCGGCAACGCGATTGGGGCGGTTCCGGACACCCACGGTGCCGAGGTGGACACGCTTCGCCAACGGTTGCGCATCTCGCTTGGCGGAATGCGGTCGCGATGCGCGGATGTTCCGTTCATCTCCTCGGTCACGGGCGCCGGACTGGACACGTCGATCCTCGACGCGGATTACTGGTTCGCCAACTTGCAACAAGCCGGCTTGTTCGACGAAGCCGTCCGGTGGTCGTGCGAACGCGGTTACCGGACTTTCATCGAATGCAGCCCATGTCCGGTTCTGATCCCCGGGATCCAGAAGTTCTTGGGGGAGATTGCGTCAAGTACTTGA